AGATGTCGTACACCACGCGGATGTTGTTTTCCTTCTCGAAGTCCTGCAGCACGCCGGCGTCGATGTAGTCGGGCCAGTTCAGCACGCGCACCGTTTCCCTGGCCGACGCGCCGGCGCCATTCACGGCGCGGCGCAGGTTCATCAGCACCGTGGCGGTGATCAGGCCATCGACCGTCACGCCCTGCGATTCCTGGAAGGCCTCGGTCGCCACCTGGGTTTGCGGGCCGAAGGTGCCATCGAGCGGGCCGGCGTTGTAGTCCAGTTTACCCAGCAGGATCTGCGCCTCGCGCAGGCCTTGCGCATCGACCAGCTTCTCGCGGCCCTTGTAGTTGCCGCTGGACCAGTTCTGGGTTTGCCAGATCACGCGGCGCAATGAATTGAGCAGGCCGTCGTTGACCTGGCTTGATGCGGGCAGCTTGTTCTGCGCCAGGAAAACGCGAATCGCCTCCTGCGTGGCCGGTGTCAGGTTGCCGCTCGGTGTCTCGCGCAGCAGGCCGAGCCGGGCCAGCAGGCGCTGCGCCGTCTCGACCTTGGCGTTGCGCGCGCCGGCCGGTGCGGCGGCTTCCGCAGGGGGCTGGCCGGTGCCGAAGACAAAGCCCTGGGCCTGGACGGTTCCGGCCATCAGTCCGCCGCAGGTCAGGGCCGCCAGCAGGGCAAGGGTGCGAATTTTCATGGGGTGATTTCCTGTCAGGAACCCGGTTGCCTTCACTGGCCCGAGGTGAAACAAATGATGCTGCGCGACTGGGCGAACTGGAACAGGCTGGCCGCTTTTTCGCGGTTGATCGGCCCGCCCTGGCCCTTCAGGTGCATCTCGCCCAGGTGGCAGGCGGCGCCGCCGTCGCCGCCCTGGACCGCCTGCTCCAGGTGAACGCGGGCCTGCTCGTAGTTCTTGCTTTCGAGCAGCCGTCGCCCGGTTTCGGCATTTTCAGCCGGCGACAGTCCGGAGGCCTGCGCCTTGGGCTCGGGGACTGGCGTGGCCGGGAGGCTTGGAGGCGCGGCCTGATCCGGCGCATTGGCTGGCGTGCTGGTGCTTGCCGAGGGGCTGGTGCTGGGGTCCGTGTCCGGCGCCGGGGCGGGCGTTGCCGGGGGAGCGGGAACGCTGGCGTCCGCCGGTTGCGACTGCGCTGGTGGCGTTGCGCCGCCCAGCCGATCCTTCAGGCCGAGGTGCCAGACGGCCGACGCCATGGCGCCCACCACGGCCAGGGCAATCAGGCCTTTTGAAAGCGGTGTCAAACTGGCCATTCAATCATTCCCCGGTTGTGGTGGTTGCCGGCGTGCCAAACTGCAGCGCCAGGCTTTGCAGCCGCTGGCTGGCCTGCGTGACTTGTTCAAGTTCCCGACCGGTCTGCTCGGTGACCGCCTTCAGGCTGGCCTCGTGGGCGGCGGTTTCCTGGGCGGCGCGCGCCAGTTCACGCGACGCCAGGGCTTCGAGCTCGGCGATCTGCTTGCGGATGTTGCCGACCACCTGCTCCTGCCGCAGGCGGGCGGCGTTGAGCTGGCCTTCGGTTTCCTGCGCCAGTTGCCGCAGGTTCAGCCGAAGCCGTTCGGCATGCGCGGCCAGCGCCTTGACCTTGGCGGCGGCGTCCGCCAGCGGGTCGCCAATCGTCCACGATTCATCGGCGGCATCCATCGCCCGGATGGCCATCTGGCGCGTGGCTTCGTCCATCGCGCTCAGCCCGTCCACCAGGCGCAGCAGCCGCTCTGCGGGAAACACCGACGCCATCACGCCTTCGCTGGCGTAGATGTCGTCGAGCTTGAGCGGCGTGCCGTCGTCCTGCGCAATGGGCGTGGCCGGGGCGGGCGCGGGGTTACCCAGTGCCGGTTCTGCGCGGGGTTCGCCTTCGTCAAGGGTAGGCGGCTCAACAGCAGGAACGTCCGTCTTGACCAGTCCGGCCTTTTCCAGAAAGCTCAGTAGTCCCTTCATCGCCTGTACTCCAGATTGTTGTGGATGGACCATGCCGGCCAATGGACGGCCAGTCCATCGCAGAGCCGTTTGGGAGGCGGCAACATGCAGTCCGCACCCCTTTGTTTCGGGTAAGTTTAATGCCAATCCAGGCGGCGCAAGAGGACTAAAACCGGGGCCGTGGCGCCGGGCTGGCGGACGTTGAATTTTATGAACAAAATAGGCCATTTGCGCACATTACGCATGCCTAAGTAGCTATTAAAAATATAGCAACAATGAATCCGGCCAGCGGTTCACGGGAACGGCTGGCATCAAGCCAATTTTCTTTTTTCCGGCTTCCTTGAGCGCCCATGAACCGCATGCGGAAAATGCTCCACGGCCAGCTTGAGAGACTTGCCGCCGCATCCTCCGGATGCACCGGATATGGCCCCTTGCGCCTGGCAAGCGCCTGCTGAACGAGCTTGGGACTTGCCCGGAATGGGGCGGCGCCAGGCGCCAAATTTCTAGTGAGCCAAAAAACGTAAGCGGCGTAACGACGAACGATTAAGCCCTTAAATCGCCTGAAACCGGCAGAACTGGTCATTAAGATTTGCCTCACTTGCAGGATTTGAGGAATGAAAAATTCCCGGGCTGCACGAGTGATCAAAACAAAAAATGGCCTGCGTGCTGGGGGAGGGTGCTGCTAATGAATGCTGAAATAAACAACGGAATCGGCGCTTCGGCCCCGGCGTTTGCCAATTCATCATGGTATTTGACCTACACACGGCCCCGCCTGGAAACGGTCGCACTGCAGAACCTGCAGCAGCAAGGTTTCGATGCCTATCTACCGCTTTACAAGTGCCTGAAAAAGACCGAGGCAGGCACCCAAGCCATTTTTGTGCCGATGTTTCCACGCTACGTATTTTTCAGGCCGTCGCACCCCGCCCAGTCGATTGCACCCGTCCGCTCAACCCGTGGCGTGGCGCAGCTGGTCCGGTTTGGCAATGAATTGGCCAGCATTCGTTCGGAAGCGCTTGATGCCATCCGGCAGCTTGAGCAGCAGCGCAATGCGGCGGATGTGGCTGAGTTGAGTGCATTGCGCCCGGGTCATGCGGTGCGTTTTCACAACCCGGCGCTGAACGGGCTTGAGGGCCTGGTCAAAAGCGTTTCGAGCCTGCGCGTGACGGTATTGCTGGAATTCATGGGTCGCGAGCAGCTGGTCAGTGTTGAGCACCATCAATTGAAAGTCGCCTGAATTTTTAACGCTTTGGGGTTGGATTTTTTCCGTCCTGGCATGGGCCCGTCCGCTCCTGTTTTAGATTTTTTGCAGCGTTTCATCCTTAAAGGGTGTCAAACACTGCGGTAGCTTGGGCGGCTGTTTTTTCAGGCAGCCACTGCGTCAGCCGGCACTGGCTCTACACGGCTTTACAGATCAATCGCTTCAGGAATCTGGTTTCGTGACTCTCGCCGGCTCACGCCTGCATCCGTTCTTCGCCTTCGTCCCTTCGTCATTTCCAATGCGCACACTCCAAACATCAGGCTTCACTTCCAGGCTCGCGCAGGCGCGCTGGCCTGTTCTGTTCTTGGCGGCCGTCTGGCTGGGCGGCTGCGCCATGGCGCCCGGACTGTCGGTGGGCAGGAGTTTGCAAAAGACCGGCCAGTGGACCAATCCGGATGCCGGCACTTCGCGCACGGGCACAAGCACCGCAAACCAGACGCCGCCGCCCGGCACCTTGCTGGCCATCACGCCCGAACTCATCACGCAGCAACGCGCCCTGCGCAAAGCTGAATTGAGTACCGGCGTGAAACGTCTGTTCGCGCAAGCCCAACCCTATGGGATTGGCCCTGGCGACGTGATCAACATCGTCGTCTGGAATCATCCCGAACTGGTGCTGGCCCCGGCAGGCGCCACGCTGACGACCGACGCCTCCGGCCTGGCGTCTGTCGGCAACGGCTACAACGTCAGCCCGGAAGGCCTGATCCAGTTCCCGCTGCTGGGCACCTTCAAAATCGCCGGACTGACGGAAAGCGCAGCCCGCGAGGAACTGACCCGCCGCCTGTCCCGGTTCGTCAGGAACCCGCAAATCACCCTGCGCATCCAGGCCTATCGCGCGGGCCGGGTCTATGTCGATGGCGAAGTGCGCACCCCCGGCCTGCAGGCGATCAATGACATCCCGATGACCCTGCCCGAAGCCATCAACCGCGCTGGAGGGCTGACGGCCGCAGCCGACCGGGCCACGGTCAGCGTCACCCGCGATGGCGTGACCAGCGAGATCAACCTGCCGCAACTCACCACGCTGGGCGTGAACCCGTCGCGCATCATGCTGGCCGCCGGCGACCTGGTGCGCGTGTCCAGCCGCGATGACACCAAGGTGTATGTGCTGGGCGAAGTCACGATTCCCAGGGCGCTGCCGCTGCGCAATGGCAGCCTGACGCTGAATGAGGCGCTTGGCGAGTCGGGCGGCGTGAACCCCACCTCTGGCGATCCGCGCCAGATTTATGTGGTGCGCAGCCGCAGCGGCGACAGCGCTACCGCTGGCGATGCCGATGCCAGCGGCACGGCCGCATCCGCAGCACCCGCCACGCCCGAGATTTACCACCTTGACGCCAGTTCGCCAGCGGCCTACGCATTGGCCGAAGGCTTCGAGCTGAAGTCGCGCGACGTGGTGTTTGTCGATCCGGTGCCGCTGGTGCTCTGGAACCGCGTGATCAGCCTGGTGCTGCCCAGCGCGCAGGTGGTCAATCTGTCACGCAACCCGAACTCCAATTGAGCCGGCCGAATGAACGCTCTTCAATCTCCCATGCCCACACCCTACGGCGCCGATCAGCAGGAGGAGCCCATCGACCTGCTTGGCCTGCTCGATGTGCTGCTTGACGCGCGTTGGCTGATTGCCGGCATCACGGCGCTGGCGCTGCTGCTGGGCTGCGCCTATGCCTTCCTCAGCCGCCCGGTTTATGAAGCGACTTCTCTTATACAGGTCGAAGACAGCAAGCCCGGAATCTCTGGCGCTGCTGGTGCTGCTGGTGCCTTAAGGGAGGCGTCCAGCCTGTTCGACATCAATTCACCGGCCACGGCCGAGATGGAAATCCTGCGCTCTCGCCTGGTGCTTGGCAAGTCCGTGGACGACCTGCAGCTGTATGTAACTGCTGCCCCCAGATACCTGCCACTGCTCGGCCGCTGGCTTGCGCGCCGCGCCACCGATCTGTCCAACCCCGGATTCATGGGGCTGGGCGGCTACGTCTCGGGCAATGAATCCATTCGCCTGGGGCTGCTCGAAGTGCCTGTCGAACTCGAAGGCAAGCGGCTGCTGCTGGTCGCTACTGAAGGCGGTTTTGAATTGCGCGAGCCTGGCGGCCGCACGCTGGTGCAGGGAAAAGTCGGTACGCCGGCAGGATTTAACCGGGGCCAGGACAAGGGCCGCATCCTGGTGACTGAACTCAGGGCCAAGCCCGGCGCGTATTTCAATGTGGCGCGCTATTCCCGCCTGGGCGTGATCGAGGAGTTGCAAAAGGATCTGAACATCACGGAGCAAGGCAAGCAGTCCGGCGTGATTGCGCTCGAACTCCAGGGCACCGACCCGCAAAAAATTGCCCGTACTTTGAATGCCGTAGGCACCAACTATGTGCGCCAGAATGTCGAGCGCAAATCGGCCGAAGCAGAAAAATCCCTCGCTTTTTTGGGTGATTTTTTGCCACAACTCAAAAAGCAGCTGGAAGACTCCGAAGTGCGCTTCAACCAGTTCCGCAACCAGAACGGCACCTTTGACCTGGGCACCGAAGGAAAGAACTACCTTGACACGGCCGTCAAGCTGCAAGGCAGCTTGCTGGAGCTGCAGCAAAAACGCCGCGAGCAAAGCGTGCAATTCACCGATGTTCACCCCGTCATCCAGACGCTTGATGCGCAGATTGCCGCCGTCAGCAAGGAAATCGCGGGCCTGGCCAGCAAGGTTAAAAACCTGCCCAACACCGAACAAGACCTGCTCCGTTTGACGCGCGATGTCAAGGTCAACGGCGAGCTGTACCTGAACCTGCTGACCAGCTCGCAGCAACTCCGCCTCGTCAAGGAAGGCAAGGTCGGCAATGTGCGCGTGGTCGATGCGCCCGTGGTGCCCGAACGCGCCATCCAGCCGCAGCGTGCGCAAATCCTGATCATCAGTGGGGTGCTCGGCCTGCTGCTGGGCACGGGCCTGGCATTTTTGCGCAACAGCCTGCGTCCTGGCATGAAGGATCCGGCCGATATCGAGTCGGCCACCGGCCTGCATGTGTTTGCCACCGTGCCGCATTCTGCCGAGCAGGACAAGCTGTCCAGGCTGATCAGGAGTCAGGCGCCGGGCAACCACCTGCTGGCCATTGCGCATCCCGAAGACCCGGGCGTGGAAAGCCTGCGCAGCCTGCGCACCGCGCTGCAGTTCGCCATGCTCGATGCGCGCAACAACGTGGTGCTGTTCACCGCACCCACCCAGGGCATCGGCAAATCCTTCACCAGTGCCAACTTTGCGGCCTTGCTGGGCGCAGGCGGCAAGCGCGTGCTGCTGATTGACGCCGACCTGCGCAAAGGCCACATCCACCAGTTCTTTGGCATGCAGCGCGGCCACGGCTTGAGCGAGCTGATTGCCGGCAGCCACACGCTGGGCGACGTGCTGCATCGCGCGGCCGCACCCGGCCTGGACCTGATGACCACCGGCAGCATTCCGCCCAACCCCGGTGAATTGCTGATGTCGCCGGTTATCCGGCAACTGCTGGAAACCTTGTCCGCCCAATACGATCTGGTGCTGATCAACACCCCACCCGTGCTGTCCGTGTCAGACACGCAAGTGCTGGCCTTCCATGCGGGCACGGTGTTTCTGGTGGTCAGGGCCGAAGTCACCGAGCTTGGTGAATTGCAGGAAAGCACCAAGCGCCTCGGCCATACCGGCGTGCCGGTCAAGGGCTTGGTGTTCAACGACCTGGACACCAGCCGCCAGCATTACGGCGGCTACAGATTCAGCCGCGACCGCTACACCCACTACCGGTACGGCACAACCACCGCCGGCCAGTAAAAAACCCTATGCAGGGCAACTCCTGCGCGACCGCCGCCTTGACGCTTGCAGCGCACTGGCTGACAACAACTAAATTTTCAGGAGAGTCCGACGATGCCCGGTATCTTTAGTTTCATTTCAATGGCAGCCTGGACCGCCGGTAGTGTGGCGTTGCTGGTGGCCCTGCTGCTGGTCGCGTCCCAAGGCTGGCATGGCCACTACACCATGGACTCGACCCGGGGTGTTCAAAAGTTCCATGCCCATCCCACCCCCCGTGTTGGCGGAATTGCCATTGTGGCGGGGGTGGTTGCAGGCTACCTGATGGCCGGCTCCGACAAAAAATCCCTGCTCGGGCCGCTGATCGTTGCCGGCATTCCGGCCTTTGCATCTGGCCTGCTTGAAGACATCACCAAGCGCGTCAGCGTGCGCACCCGCTTTCTGGCGACCATGGGTAGTGGCGTACTGGGCTGGGCGATCACCGGCTATTCGATTCCCTACGCCAATGTATGGGGGCTGGACTGGCTGCTCGGCTTCACCGCGGTTTCGGTGGCCTTTACTGGCTTTGCCGTAGGCGGCATTGCCAACGCCATCAACATCATTGACGGCTTTAATGGCCTGTCGGGTGGAACCTCTCTCATTATTCTTGCCGCTTTCGGCGTCCTGTCCACGGCCCTGGGCGATGCTGACCTGGCCATGACGGGCCTGATTCTGGCCGGTGCCGCCGCCGGATTCCTGCTGGTCAACTGGCCGATGGGCAAGATATTTTTGGGTGATGGCGGCGCTTACTTTCTCGGCTTTTCCATCGCCTGGCTGGCCGTGCTGCTGGTACAGCGCCATAACGAAGTGTCAGCCTGGGCGCCGGTGCTGATGTGCGGCTTTCCAGTGATCGAAGTGCTGTTCAGCATCGTGCGCCGCCACCGCCACAAGGTCAGCCTCAGTGCCCCTGACCGCCTGCATTTGCACAGCCTGGTAACGCGCCGCGTGGTCCGGCGCCTTTGGCCCCAGTCATCCACACTGGTCCGTAATTCAGCCACCGGCGCCCTCATGTGGTTTGCCACCTTGCTGCCTGTCTCGATAGCCCTTCAGTGGCGTAGCAACACGTTCATGCTGATTTTTGGGTTTGCGGCTTGTGCGCTGCTGTACTCCAGCGTTTATGCGCGGCTCACGCAGTTCAGGTGGTGCTTCAGCCCAGCAACGCTGGTTCCGAAAGTGGCTTGAATCCACTGCCTCTTTTTTCGCATTCCTGCTTTTTCTACTCAATAGCCTAGGAAAAAATATGCAAAACCCTGCGCGCAACCTTTTCGTCGCCGTCATCGGCCTGGGCTATGTCGGCCTGCCGCTGGCGGTCGAATTCGGCAAAAAATACCCCGTCGTCGGCTTTGATATCAATGCTGCACGCGTGGCTGAACTGCAGACAGGCGAAGACCATACGCTGGAAGTCGCACCCGAAGAACTGCGCCATGCCACGCAGCTTGTATTTGCCACTGACATCGCTGCGCTGGCGGAGTGCAATGTGTTCATTGTTACCGTGCCCACGCCTGTTGACAAAGCCAACCGCCCGGATTTGACGCCGCTGATCAAGGCGAGCGAGACAGTTGGCAAGGTACTGAAGCAGGGCGACATCGTCATCTACGAGTCCACTGTGTATCCGGGAGCGACTGAAGAGGTGTGCGTTCCCGTGCTCGAAAAGTTCAGCAGCAAGAAATTCAATGTTGATTTTTTCTGCGGCTACAGCCCCGAGCGCATCAACCCCGGCGACAAGGTCAACACCCTGACCACCATCAAAAAAATAACCAGTGGCAGCACGCCCCAGACCGCCGACACGGTTGATGCCCTGTACAGCAGCATCATCACCGCCGGTACCCACAGGGCGAAAAGCCTCAAGGTGGCTGAAGCCGCCAAGGTGATCGAAAACACCCAGCGCGACCTCAACATTGCGCTGGTCAACGAACTTTCGGTTATTTTTGAACGGCTGGGCATCGACACCCTCGACGTGCTGGAGGCCGCCGGCAGCAAATGGAATTTCCTGCCCTTTCGCCCGGGACTCGTGGGCGGCCACTGCATCGGTGTTGATCCGTTTTACCTCACCCACAAGGCCGAAGAAGTGGGCTATCGCCCGCAGGTGATTCTGGCCGGGCGCCGCATCAATGACAACATGGCCCGCTACGTTGCGCGCAGCACCATCAAGCTCATGCTGAAAAATGGCATGGACGTGCCGCGCTGCCGCATCGGCGTGCTGGGCATCACCTTCAAGGAAAACTGCCCCGACATTCGCAACAGCAAAGTGGTGGACATGGTGCGCGAGTTTGAAGCCTGGGGGGCCTGCGTGGTGGTGGCCGACCCCTGGGCCAGCGCCGAAGAAGTGATGCACGAACACGGCGTGCAATTGGGCGCCGTGGATGCAGAAAACCTGGTCGATGCGCTGGTCGTGGCCGTCGGTCACAACCAATACCGCCATGCCACGCCTAAAGAACTGCGCACCTTCTGCCGTGGCACCAAACCCGTATTGGCCGACGTGAAAAGCCTGCTTGACCGCCACCACGCCGCCGCCGCCGGTTTTACCGTCTTCCGCCTGTAACTCCCTGCAATAAAAAAATGAAAAACTTTGCCCTGATCGGCGCCGCCGGCTATATCGCCCCGCGCCACATGCGCGCCATCAAAGACACCGGCAACCGCCTGTCCGTGGCCTACGACATCAATGACTCCGTCGGCATCATTGACAGCATCTCGCCTGAAAGTGAATTCTTCACCGAGTTCGAGCGTTTTCAGGAATTTGCCCACTTTCTCAAGCGCAACCCTCAAACCGCGCTCGACTACGTCGCCATCTGTTCCCCCAACTACCTGCATCACCCCCACATTGCCGCTGGCCTGCGCCTGGGTTGCGATGTGGTCTGCGAAAAACCCCTGGTGCCTGGCCCCGAACTGCTGGACGAACTGGAACGGGTGGAAAAGGAAACCGGCAAGCGCGTCTTCAACATCCTGCAGTTGCGCCACCACGCAGCCATCCGCAAGCTGCGCGACAAAGTGGCTGCTGCCCCTGAAGACCGCAAGTTTGATGTGGAGCTGACCTACATCACCTCGCGCGGAAAGTGGTTCGCCCAAAGCTGGAAGGGCGATCCGCGCAAGTCTTTCGGCATCGCCACCAATATTGGCGTGCATTTCTACGACATGCTGCATTTCATCTTTGGCAGCCTGCAGAAAAATGTCACGCATTACAGGGCTGACGCCAAGGCCGCGGGCTATCTTGAATACGAACGCGCCCGTGTGCGCTGGTTTTTGTCCATTGATGCAAATGACCTGCCTGACAAGGTCAGGGGCAAAAGCTCAACTTACCGCAACATTGACATCAGCGGCGAGCAGCTTGAATTTTCCGAAGGGTTTACCGACCTGCACACCACCAGCTACCAGGAAATCCTGGCCGGTCGCGGCTATGGCCTGGACGATGCACGCCATTGCATTGAAACCGTCAACGTCATTCGCACGGCAACGCCAGTTAGAGGGGAGCAGGGCGAGGTCCATCCTTTCATCGGTCAATTGATTTGAGCGGCAATAAAGCTGGGCCATCGCTCTGGCAAGAATAATAAATTTCCCCGCCCCAGGAGGCAGGGAATTTACTCGTCATGATTGAATTGGAGTATTTCAATGACGTTTATTGAAAAATTTTTGCTTGTTATTTTTGCTTTGCTTATTTTGGTGGGCTCTTTGTTGTGGGTACTCCTGGGGCACTATAAGGAAGAGGTATTGTTGAATCTCCAGAATAGGATAAGGAACATATTGGTCTACAAGGAATATCGTGAAGTGGTGCCGGTGATGGTTAATCAAGCATTTATTGTGGATGAGGATTTTATTGCATTCACTGATAAATTGATTTATGACCGGGGCACCTCGGTGAGTTTGCATTTCAAAAGCGATTCGCCTGTCGAGGTGGAATTGGAGAAATTCTCCAATGATGATCATGAGATGGTGTGGTTTCAAAAAATAAATCCAAAAAACAATGCCATGGAGGTGGTGGCGACGACGTTTGATGGTTTTGATCATCGCGATTTCGATGCTTATCGCTTTCAGTTGAAGAATTCTGATAGCGGGTGGTTTCAGCTCAAGGTGAAAAACGGCCGTGATATTCGATACATTCCATTTTTTGTCGAGGGGGATAAAAGCTCCAGCATTCTATTTGTTGAATCAACAGACACGATGCATGCCTATCTATCCGCGAATGGCTTGAGAAACTATTATCAGCAGGGCCGGCGATATCTGGAACGCAATTTCACGCGTCCGGAAGCTTATCCAATGGATTATCAGTTGAAGAATTTTAAAAAATCTGATCGCCTGACAGAGGTTGACTGCAAGGATCATCTTGTAAATCCAGACCTTTTAATAAAGTCCGGACTGGATGATTTGAAGATGGTTTACGACATATCGTCCGATGATTTTTTGGAAAAATATGAAAATATTTCGAGATACAAACTGATTATTTTTGGAGCGCACAATGAATACTGGAGTCCCGCAAAAATAAGAAGCATCGAAAAATTTCTTGATAGTGGTGGAAGCATGCTGGTGCTAGGGGGTAATACTGCCTATCGCTTCGTGAGGAAAGTTCATGCCATGAAAGTTTACTGGGGGAAGAGTATCTTGAATACAAAGTATGAAAACTTCATCTACAACTATTTAGGTTCTCATTATGATCCCCGTGGCTATGATACGTATTCATCATTCAAGATCGTTGACGAAAGTTTTCCTTTTTTCAAGGGGCGCAAGGGTGGCATGGAGTTTGGAAAAAAAACCGCACTTGCGCAGTGCGGCGAATTCATGCATGGGGCAAGCGGTCAAGAGACGGATAAATTTTTGGGGCCGCGCACTGGATTTTCTGTGATCGCGTCTGGAAATAATCCTGGATCTGGCGGAGCGGATGTTGTTTTCAAGAAAATGGATGCCGGTGGTTATGTCCTTAATTTCGGTTCGATAAGTCTTTGGCATGGAATCGGTGATCCAGTTATCAAAGACATGATCAGGGGTTTTGTTGATTTGGTCAGAGAACCTCAACAAGACAATGCCGTGCAACACCGTGTTCACGATAAGGTTCCAGCATGACCTACGCGATTCATCCCAGCGCCATCGTTGACGAAGGCGCCCACATCGGCGAAGGCTCCCGCGTCTGGCACTTCGTGCATGTCTGCGGGGGTGCCCGCATCGGCAAAGGCGTGTCACTCGGTCAAAACGTCTTTGTCGGCAACAAGGTCGTCATGGGCGACCACTGCAAAATCCAGAACAACGTCAGCGTCTATGACAACGTCACGCTCGAAGAGGGTGTTTTTTGCGGCCCCAGCATGGTGTTTACCAACGTGTACAACCCGCGTGCCCTCGTCGAACGCAAGAATGAATACATGAACACGCTGGTCAAGAAAGGCGTCACCCTGGGTGCCAACTGCACCATTGTTTGCGGCGTGACCATTGGCGAATACGCCCTTGTCGGTGCTGGGGCGCTGGTTAACAAAAACGTAGCCGCCTACGCGCTCATGGTGGGCGTGCCCGCTCGGCAGATTGGCTGGATCAGCGAGTTTGGTGAGCGATTGCCCCTGCCATGCGAAGGGCAGGGGGAAGCCGTGTGTCAGCACACGGGAACCCGTTACGTGCTGGCTGGCAAGCAGCTTATTAAACATATCGAACCTAGCGAAGGGAAGGCACTGTCATGAAAAAAATCGCTCACCGACTATTCAATGATTTCTTGATGCCGTCTCGCCTGGATGAATTGGAGAGTGTGCTTCTTGCCGCCCTTTCTGAAGGTTATAAAGTTCTATCGATTGATGGCTTTCTGAACGTGGCGAGAGAGGGCAAGTTGGATTCCCGGTCCCGCTATCTTATTTTGCGACACGACATAGATACCGATGTAGCGACAGCCAGGTCAATTTGGCAACTTGAACGCCAGCATGGCATATGCGCGACCTTTTTTTTTCGACTCCTCACTGCCGATATCGCTCTGATGAGCGAAATCCATGATGGCGGTGGGGAGGTTGGTTATCATTTTGAGGAAATCGCGACAGTCGCCAAGCGTAAAAGGCTGAAAGTCACCTCCAATCTCGATCATTTAAGAAAACATGCTGGTGAACTGTTTTGTGAAAATCTGGCCGCACTGAGACTGAAGAGTGGCTTGCCGCTTTGCGGAATAGCCTCGCATGGTGATTTTGTAAATCGCAGTCTAGGAATAATTAATTATGAGCTGCTGACTCCAGAAATCCGGCAGTCAATGCGCATCGACTACGAAGCCTACGACGGCGAGTTAACAGATCATCTGGAATCACGTTTTTCAGATCTGATGTACCCCAATCTCTGGAATCCGTTGAATCCAATAGTCGCGATAAAAAGAGGTGACAGGGTTATTAAATTGCTCATTCATCCGCGACAGTGGCGGAGCAATCCGCTGGAAAATGCCAAAGATAATATGCTTCGGGTATACGAAGGACTTTGTTATTATTTTGGTACAGTTTTGGGATTGATGCCATTTATTATTCCATGTGAAAATTGCCTGTAAGAGTGCATGGCTCTGCCAGAGCATGCGAATTATATTGATTGCAATTAAACCGAATTTCCATGGTCTGGTCGATAGTGTGGCTATAAAAGGTGAAGTCATCATTGTG
This DNA window, taken from Polaromonas hydrogenivorans, encodes the following:
- a CDS encoding nucleotide sugar dehydrogenase, giving the protein MQNPARNLFVAVIGLGYVGLPLAVEFGKKYPVVGFDINAARVAELQTGEDHTLEVAPEELRHATQLVFATDIAALAECNVFIVTVPTPVDKANRPDLTPLIKASETVGKVLKQGDIVIYESTVYPGATEEVCVPVLEKFSSKKFNVDFFCGYSPERINPGDKVNTLTTIKKITSGSTPQTADTVDALYSSIITAGTHRAKSLKVAEAAKVIENTQRDLNIALVNELSVIFERLGIDTLDVLEAAGSKWNFLPFRPGLVGGHCIGVDPFYLTHKAEEVGYRPQVILAGRRINDNMARYVARSTIKLMLKNGMDVPRCRIGVLGITFKENCPDIRNSKVVDMVREFEAWGACVVVADPWASAEEVMHEHGVQLGAVDAENLVDALVVAVGHNQYRHATPKELRTFCRGTKPVLADVKSLLDRHHAAAAGFTVFRL
- a CDS encoding Gfo/Idh/MocA family protein; translation: MKNFALIGAAGYIAPRHMRAIKDTGNRLSVAYDINDSVGIIDSISPESEFFTEFERFQEFAHFLKRNPQTALDYVAICSPNYLHHPHIAAGLRLGCDVVCEKPLVPGPELLDELERVEKETGKRVFNILQLRHHAAIRKLRDKVAAAPEDRKFDVELTYITSRGKWFAQSWKGDPRKSFGIATNIGVHFYDMLHFIFGSLQKNVTHYRADAKAAGYLEYERARVRWFLSIDANDLPDKVRGKSSTYRNIDISGEQLEFSEGFTDLHTTSYQEILAGRGYGLDDARHCIETVNVIRTATPVRGEQGEVHPFIGQLI
- a CDS encoding N,N-dimethylformamidase beta subunit family domain-containing protein, with the translated sequence MTFIEKFLLVIFALLILVGSLLWVLLGHYKEEVLLNLQNRIRNILVYKEYREVVPVMVNQAFIVDEDFIAFTDKLIYDRGTSVSLHFKSDSPVEVELEKFSNDDHEMVWFQKINPKNNAMEVVATTFDGFDHRDFDAYRFQLKNSDSGWFQLKVKNGRDIRYIPFFVEGDKSSSILFVESTDTMHAYLSANGLRNYYQQGRRYLERNFTRPEAYPMDYQLKNFKKSDRLTEVDCKDHLVNPDLLIKSGLDDLKMVYDISSDDFLEKYENISRYKLIIFGAHNEYWSPAKIRSIEKFLDSGGSMLVLGGNTAYRFVRKVHAMKVYWGKSILNTKYENFIYNYLGSHYDPRGYDTYSSFKIVDESFPFFKGRKGGMEFGKKTALAQCGEFMHGASGQETDKFLGPRTGFSVIASGNNPGSGGADVVFKKMDAGGYVLNFGSISLWHGIGDPVIKDMIRGFVDLVREPQQDNAVQHRVHDKVPA
- the wbpD gene encoding UDP-2-acetamido-3-amino-2,3-dideoxy-D-glucuronate N-acetyltransferase gives rise to the protein MTYAIHPSAIVDEGAHIGEGSRVWHFVHVCGGARIGKGVSLGQNVFVGNKVVMGDHCKIQNNVSVYDNVTLEEGVFCGPSMVFTNVYNPRALVERKNEYMNTLVKKGVTLGANCTIVCGVTIGEYALVGAGALVNKNVAAYALMVGVPARQIGWISEFGERLPLPCEGQGEAVCQHTGTRYVLAGKQLIKHIEPSEGKALS